Proteins from a genomic interval of Parambassis ranga unplaced genomic scaffold, fParRan2.1 scaffold_24_arrow_ctg1, whole genome shotgun sequence:
- the LOC114430587 gene encoding kelch-like protein 10 — protein MMELIIEFAYTGSVNVTESNARRLFMAADYLNIVELVQICCNFFEKTLCPDNCISIWQFTKTYHTPELHLKAFHYVLSHFEEVVFSEEFLQLSAQDVSDIISSDDLNVRQEAAVFEAIIRWITHDPQEREGYADLLLPKVRLSMMPTEYIQSHVLSNKLVTDNLRCQAMVSEVIECIDRILGRPRLPSAILLAIGGWSSSMDLTNVIEAFDVRANHWMNITNLSEVPRAYHGAAYLGGYVYCVGGIDQVFKPTNSVRRFDLSAQTWQEVAPMHYRRGYVSVTVLNWCIYAMGGYDGRTHLSSAEFYQPETNQWLQIAPMHEQRSDASCTALNGKIYICGGYDGNERLQTAECYNQETNQWTLISPMSSQRSGLGVIAYNNHVYAVGGSDGTGCLQTAEVYNPHTNTWHNVSSMMTPRCSFGIEVVEDRLFVVGGFSRFNATSNVEYYDTEKNEWSQACDMDVSRHALSCCVLSGLPNMA, from the exons atgatggagctcatcattgagtttgcatacaccggctctgttaacgtgacagagtccaatgcacggaggcttttcatggcagctgattacctcaatatagtggagctggtgcaaatatgctgcaacttttttgaaaagacgctctgcccagacaactgcatcagcatctggcagttcacaaaaacctaccacactcctgaactgcacctcaaggctttccactatgtcctcagtcactttgaggaagtggttttcagcgaagagttcctgcagctctcggcccaggatgtcagtgacatcatcagcagtgatgacctcaatgtgagacaggaggcagctgtgtttgaggccatcattcggtggatcacacatgaccctcaggaacgagaaggatacgcagatcttctcttgccaaag gtcaggctgagcatgatgcctacagagtacatacagagtcatgtgctctccaataagctggtgacggacaacttgaggtgccaggccatggtctctgaggtcatcgaatgcaTAGACAGAATCCTtggtcggcctcgtctgccttctgccatcctattggccattggaggctggagcagcagcatggaTCTAACTAAcgtaatcgaggcatttgacgtccgtgcaaatcactggatgaacataacaaacctttctgaggTTCCTCGCGCctatcatggtgcagcctacctcggtgggtatgtctactgtgttggtggcatTGACCAGGTGTTCAAACCCACCAATAGTGtgcgcaggtttgacctgagcgcacagacatggcaagaggtggcaccgatgcactatcgccgcggttatgtgagcgtgactgtgctgaattggtgcatctacgccatgggaggctatgatgggcgcacacatctcagcagtgctgagttctaccagccagaaaccaaccagtggcttcaaattgcacccatgcatgagcagaggagcgacgccagctgcacagcactcaacggcaag atctacatatgtggtggatatgACGGCAATGAGcgcctgcaaacagcagagtgctacaaccaagagaccaaccagtggaccctgatctctcccatgagcagccaGCGCAGTggactaggagtcattgcatacaacaaccatgtttatgcc gttggtggctctgatggaacaggctgtctgcagaccgctgaggtctacaaccctcacaccaacacctggcacaacgtgtcctccatgatgaccccccgctgcagctttggcatcgaagtagttgaggaccgcctttttgttgtcgggggcttcagTCGCTTCAACGCcacctctaatgttgagtactatgacactGAGaagaatgagtggtctcaggcctgcgacatggacgtcAGCCGCCatgctctgagctgctgtgtactttctggtcttcccaacatggca